A region of Methanocorpusculum labreanum Z DNA encodes the following proteins:
- a CDS encoding proteasome assembly chaperone family protein, protein MDQVNVRWYVEDVAAHSSPIVIAGLPGVGHVGKLVVDHLVHVLSAVKVAEITSTLFPPQMYLSEDAVLRMPRNEVFFAPGSENSPAVLLLAGDCQSTTPEGHYILGNAYIRIFELLGVKRIYTLGGYGVGRMVETPRILAALSSSSLKEEVLFAGAVLNKDEPVGGIIGAAGLLITLGRLVGMEGIALLGETSGYLVDPVSSTAVLDVLEKLTGIKADRTELAELASQMMTEVSAIASTMQKNNADDLRYIG, encoded by the coding sequence ATGGATCAAGTAAACGTCAGATGGTATGTTGAGGATGTCGCCGCTCACTCCTCTCCGATCGTGATTGCCGGACTCCCCGGTGTCGGACATGTCGGCAAACTCGTGGTCGATCATCTTGTTCATGTTCTCTCGGCCGTAAAAGTTGCCGAGATCACATCTACACTCTTTCCTCCGCAGATGTATCTTTCCGAGGATGCGGTACTCCGCATGCCGAGAAACGAGGTGTTTTTTGCGCCAGGGTCGGAGAATTCCCCCGCGGTCCTTCTCCTAGCGGGCGATTGTCAAAGCACGACGCCCGAGGGTCATTATATTCTTGGGAATGCGTATATCCGCATCTTTGAACTTCTGGGAGTAAAACGGATATATACGCTCGGCGGATACGGGGTCGGCCGAATGGTAGAGACGCCGCGGATTCTTGCCGCACTTTCCTCCTCATCCCTCAAAGAAGAGGTTCTTTTTGCCGGAGCCGTGTTGAACAAAGACGAACCGGTCGGCGGGATCATCGGTGCCGCCGGTCTTTTGATCACGCTCGGCCGTCTTGTAGGAATGGAGGGCATCGCTCTCCTTGGTGAGACCTCCGGCTATCTGGTGGATCCCGTCAGTTCGACCGCTGTTCTCGATGTCCTGGAGAAACTTACCGGCATCAAAGCCGACCGGACCGAACTTGCCGAACTTGCTTCGCAGATGATGACGGAAGTCTCGGCAATTGCCTCAACCATGCAGAAAAACAATGCCGACGATCTGCGCTATATCGGATAA
- a CDS encoding RNA-protein complex protein Nop10 yields MTGHIRRCPECNTYTLFNTCQKCGCPTVSAHPARYSPEDPYGKYRRMAKTWIK; encoded by the coding sequence ATGACAGGTCATATTCGTAGATGCCCTGAATGCAACACCTACACTCTTTTTAATACATGTCAGAAATGCGGATGTCCTACGGTGTCTGCCCATCCGGCAAGATATTCTCCTGAGGATCCCTATGGTAAATATCGAAGGATGGCAAAAACATGGATCAAGTAA